A single Chryseobacterium sp. DNA region contains:
- a CDS encoding glycosyltransferase — translation MKKISVIFILPDLETGGAERIVTTIANHLSRDRFEPKILLLRKQGGYLNFLKDDVEIIDINTERIRHSLKPILGEIYRRKPDIVFSGFGEVNAYLALFIKLFPRTKFIARETNVVTQHVTRKEIKFFYNFYNNYQKIIAQSDDMMNDLVDNFNIKKKKIVKINNPVDFDFIDDKMAVSIKPECFKYNFKNVVAIGNLSARKGFDNLLKVFSRLKNENIMLHILGDGKDKDLLLQAKELLGLKKVIFHGRQENPYQYLKYADLFVLSSRYEGFPNVLLEAGACGTYSLANNCPGGINEIIQHNVNGEIADIENHDRFAQEIVRILHSNYNRDAIKNSIKSRFSKNIILDKYEKVLLDLIKP, via the coding sequence ATGAAAAAAATATCTGTCATATTTATTCTGCCGGACTTAGAAACCGGAGGCGCAGAAAGGATTGTCACCACTATAGCAAATCATCTTTCCAGGGATCGGTTTGAGCCCAAGATTTTGCTATTGCGTAAACAGGGCGGATATCTTAATTTTCTGAAAGATGATGTAGAAATTATCGATATCAATACCGAGAGGATCAGGCATTCTTTAAAACCTATTTTAGGCGAAATATACAGAAGGAAACCCGATATTGTATTTTCAGGATTCGGGGAAGTGAATGCATACCTTGCCTTATTTATCAAACTTTTCCCGAGGACAAAATTCATTGCCAGAGAAACGAATGTGGTTACACAGCACGTGACCCGGAAAGAAATAAAATTCTTCTACAACTTTTATAATAATTACCAGAAAATCATTGCGCAAAGTGACGATATGATGAATGATCTTGTTGATAATTTTAATATTAAAAAGAAAAAAATTGTCAAGATCAATAATCCTGTTGACTTTGATTTTATTGATGATAAAATGGCTGTTTCCATTAAACCTGAATGTTTTAAATACAATTTTAAAAATGTTGTAGCAATAGGCAACTTGTCTGCGAGAAAGGGCTTTGATAACCTGCTGAAGGTTTTTTCAAGGCTGAAAAATGAAAACATCATGCTTCATATTTTAGGAGACGGAAAAGATAAAGACCTGCTGCTTCAGGCCAAGGAACTCTTAGGATTAAAAAAAGTAATTTTCCATGGCAGACAGGAAAATCCCTACCAGTATCTGAAATATGCGGACTTATTTGTCCTTTCTTCCCGATACGAAGGTTTTCCCAATGTTCTCCTGGAAGCTGGTGCCTGCGGAACTTATTCTTTAGCCAACAACTGTCCCGGAGGAATTAACGAGATTATTCAGCATAATGTAAACGGAGAAATTGCAGATATTGAGAACCATGACAGATTTGCCCAGGAGATTGTAAGAATACTTCATAGCAATTATAATCGGGATGCTATAAAAAACTCTATTAAATCAAGGTTCTCGAAAAATATTATTCTCGATAAATATGAAAAGGTCTTATTGGATTTGATCAAACCTTGA
- the recQ gene encoding DNA helicase RecQ, whose product MSAKKANLSGELKKYFGFSTFKGQQEQIIENLLNGKDIFVLMPTGGGKSLCYQLPALISEGTAIVVSPLIALMKNQVDAVNGLSSDDGVAHVLNSSLNKTQTKQVFDDIKSGKTKLLYVAPESLIKDDYLDFLKEVKISFFAIDEAHCISEWGHDFRPEYRNLKQIIDKIANVPVIALTATATPKVQDDIQKTLGMTNALVFKESFNRPNLYYEVCPKINVDKEIVKFINQHKGKSGIVYCLSRRKVEEFAQLLQVNGINALPYHAGLDQKVRVANQDKFLMEEVDVIVATIAFGMGIDKPDVRFVIHYDFPKSLESYYQETGRAGRDGGEGHCIAFYDPKDIEKLEKFLAQKPVSEREIGLQLLNEVVGYAETSMSRRQYILYYFGESFDPVKGDGAHMCDNSSNPPKLKDATADLDKVLELINDTGEKFKAKDLISVIVGKETAVTKSYKLEQSSHFGFGKEEKDNYWKTILRQATVQNFLQKDIETYGVLKIAEKGRNVLNGKAKDVFLIAEDREFDLTQAKAESDQVQQQASGGLDQNLFNQLKELRKKVAKKHGIPPYTVFMDPSLEDMTVQYPITVEEIAKIYGVGEGKAKKYGKEFADFIKTYVEDHHIERTQDMVLKQVANKSSHKVFIIQSTDKKIDLEDIARAKNLSMNELLKEMESIVYQGTKLNIDYYIEDNFDEDIVDGFMEFMNESESDSMKVLLDEFGDELSDEEVRMLRIKFISDVAN is encoded by the coding sequence ATGAGCGCAAAAAAAGCCAATTTATCAGGCGAATTGAAAAAGTATTTTGGGTTTTCTACATTTAAAGGTCAGCAGGAACAAATCATAGAAAACCTTTTAAATGGGAAGGATATATTTGTTTTGATGCCTACAGGTGGTGGAAAATCATTATGTTACCAGCTTCCGGCACTTATTTCCGAAGGTACGGCAATAGTCGTTTCGCCCTTAATAGCGTTAATGAAGAATCAGGTAGATGCAGTGAATGGCCTTTCCTCTGATGATGGGGTAGCACATGTATTAAATTCATCATTAAACAAGACACAGACAAAGCAGGTTTTTGACGATATCAAAAGCGGAAAGACCAAACTTTTGTATGTAGCTCCTGAATCATTGATCAAAGATGATTATCTGGACTTTTTGAAAGAAGTTAAAATTTCTTTCTTTGCTATCGACGAAGCACACTGTATTTCAGAGTGGGGCCATGATTTCAGGCCGGAATACAGAAACCTGAAACAAATCATTGATAAGATTGCCAACGTACCGGTAATCGCTTTGACAGCTACGGCCACTCCAAAAGTTCAGGATGATATCCAGAAAACATTGGGAATGACCAATGCACTGGTTTTTAAGGAAAGTTTCAACCGTCCTAATCTGTATTATGAGGTATGTCCGAAAATCAATGTCGATAAGGAGATCGTTAAATTTATCAATCAGCATAAAGGAAAATCAGGAATTGTATATTGCCTGAGCAGAAGAAAAGTTGAAGAATTTGCCCAGCTTTTGCAGGTCAATGGTATCAATGCTCTTCCTTATCATGCCGGTCTTGACCAAAAAGTAAGGGTAGCCAATCAGGACAAGTTTCTGATGGAAGAAGTGGATGTCATTGTGGCAACAATTGCTTTCGGGATGGGAATTGATAAGCCTGATGTACGTTTTGTGATCCATTATGATTTCCCGAAATCACTGGAAAGTTATTATCAGGAAACCGGAAGAGCGGGCAGAGATGGCGGCGAAGGCCACTGTATTGCGTTCTACGATCCTAAAGATATTGAGAAGCTAGAGAAATTTCTGGCACAAAAGCCTGTATCCGAAAGAGAGATTGGATTGCAGCTTTTGAATGAAGTGGTAGGTTATGCCGAAACTTCAATGAGCAGAAGACAGTATATCTTATATTATTTTGGGGAAAGTTTTGATCCGGTAAAAGGAGATGGGGCCCATATGTGTGACAACTCTTCCAATCCTCCAAAACTGAAAGATGCAACTGCTGATTTGGACAAAGTTTTGGAACTGATCAATGACACCGGAGAAAAATTCAAAGCTAAAGATCTGATCTCTGTAATCGTAGGAAAAGAAACGGCAGTTACAAAGTCCTATAAATTAGAGCAGAGTTCCCACTTTGGTTTTGGAAAAGAAGAAAAAGACAACTACTGGAAAACGATTTTAAGACAGGCTACTGTTCAGAATTTTTTACAGAAAGATATTGAAACCTATGGGGTTTTAAAAATTGCTGAAAAGGGCAGAAATGTTCTGAATGGTAAAGCTAAAGATGTGTTTTTAATCGCAGAAGACAGAGAATTCGATCTTACTCAGGCAAAAGCAGAGAGCGATCAGGTTCAGCAGCAGGCCAGCGGAGGTCTGGATCAGAATCTGTTTAATCAATTAAAAGAGCTGAGGAAAAAAGTGGCTAAAAAGCACGGAATTCCACCCTATACTGTATTTATGGATCCAAGTTTGGAAGATATGACGGTACAGTATCCGATCACAGTAGAAGAAATTGCCAAAATCTATGGCGTAGGCGAAGGGAAAGCTAAAAAATACGGTAAAGAATTTGCCGATTTTATAAAAACTTATGTAGAGGATCATCATATTGAACGTACCCAGGATATGGTATTGAAACAGGTCGCTAATAAATCCAGCCATAAAGTTTTCATTATCCAGAGTACAGACAAAAAAATAGACCTTGAAGATATTGCAAGAGCGAAAAACCTTTCCATGAATGAACTTCTGAAAGAAATGGAAAGTATCGTTTATCAGGGAACAAAACTGAATATCGATTATTATATTGAAGATAATTTTGACGAAGATATCGTGGATGGCTTTATGGAATTTATGAACGAATCCGAAAGCGACAGCATGAAAGTATTGCTTGATGAATTTGGAGATGAACTTTCTGACGAAGAAGTAAGAATGTTGAGGATTAAATTCATCAGTGATGTAGCGAACTAA
- a CDS encoding KpsF/GutQ family sugar-phosphate isomerase — MDRTNIISIAKSTLEIEISELEKLKNRIDDQFAEAVEIIHSAKGKLIVVGIGKSAHVGNKIVATLNSTGTPSQFLHASEAIHGDLGVIQKQDVVLCISNSGNSPEITNLVPYLKDYSSALIGMTGNKNSKLAEFSEIILDTHVDVEACPNKLAPTSSTTIQMALGDALAVALMELNDFKANDFAKFHPGGSLGKNLTSRVGQFLSSQKPQVAEEATIRDVIISISASSHGITVVTNEDQIIGVITDGDLRRMLMKGEDISKVLAKDIMSAHPKTIEKEALAKQAMKVLKENNIGQLIVTENGKYFGIIDLHKLLDEGIN; from the coding sequence ATGGACAGAACCAACATTATATCAATTGCTAAAAGCACTTTAGAAATAGAGATTTCTGAACTCGAAAAATTAAAAAACAGAATTGACGACCAATTTGCAGAAGCCGTGGAAATTATTCACTCGGCAAAAGGCAAGCTTATCGTGGTAGGAATAGGGAAATCAGCCCATGTGGGGAATAAAATTGTGGCCACCTTAAATTCTACAGGTACACCGTCACAATTTCTTCATGCCTCAGAAGCCATCCATGGAGATCTCGGGGTTATTCAGAAACAGGATGTGGTTTTATGTATCTCCAATTCCGGCAATTCGCCTGAGATTACAAACCTCGTTCCTTATTTAAAGGATTATTCTTCTGCACTGATCGGAATGACAGGGAATAAAAACAGTAAACTTGCTGAATTCTCTGAAATTATCCTGGACACCCATGTGGATGTGGAAGCCTGCCCTAATAAACTGGCTCCTACAAGTTCTACCACTATTCAGATGGCGCTGGGAGACGCCCTGGCAGTAGCTTTAATGGAACTCAATGATTTTAAGGCCAATGATTTCGCCAAATTCCACCCGGGAGGAAGCTTAGGAAAAAACCTGACTTCCAGAGTCGGGCAGTTTCTTTCTTCTCAGAAACCTCAGGTTGCAGAAGAGGCCACCATAAGGGATGTCATCATCTCTATCAGTGCATCCAGTCATGGGATCACTGTTGTAACGAATGAAGATCAAATCATCGGGGTCATTACAGACGGGGATTTAAGAAGAATGCTGATGAAAGGTGAAGACATCAGTAAAGTTTTAGCTAAAGACATCATGTCCGCCCACCCGAAAACCATTGAAAAAGAAGCTCTTGCAAAGCAAGCCATGAAAGTCTTAAAAGAAAATAATATCGGCCAGCTTATCGTAACTGAAAACGGAAAGTATTTCGGGATTATCGATCTGCATAAGCTGCTGGACGAAGGAATTAACTAG
- a CDS encoding M1 family metallopeptidase, with protein MKADKIEGNFPIANYKQDGDFIFVTANKKFKKGEKYTLNIIYSGNPVIAKRAPWDGGWVFTKDEKGHPWMSVADEGIGASIWLPTKDIWSDEPDNGIIMKIITPKDLVGVGNGRLIDKKTTGSKTAYTWEVKNPINAYSIIPNIGKYVNFKDTFNGEKGKLDLDYWVLDYNLDKAKKQFQQVKPMLSAFEYWFGPYPFYEDSYKLVDSPYLGMEHQSNVAYGNKYQNGYLGNDLSGTGIGLNWDYIIIHESGHEWFANNITAKDQADMWIHESFTMYSEILFTEKYMDKKSADIYAIGLRDKIQNDVPIIGQYGVRNEGSGDMYPKGASMIHTMRQVINDDEKFRQILRGLNKEFYHQTVTTQQIENYLSSKSGIDFSSVFDQYLRTTKIPTLEYSQSGETLKFRYTDIVKNLKLPVRINGDQTINPTENWQTVKLNKSGPVALNKNYYINYKNVQ; from the coding sequence ATGAAAGCTGATAAAATCGAAGGAAACTTCCCGATCGCCAATTATAAGCAGGATGGGGACTTCATTTTTGTTACAGCCAATAAAAAATTTAAAAAAGGAGAAAAATATACCCTTAATATTATCTATTCCGGAAATCCGGTCATTGCCAAAAGGGCTCCCTGGGACGGAGGCTGGGTATTTACCAAAGATGAAAAAGGGCATCCCTGGATGAGTGTGGCTGATGAGGGCATCGGGGCTTCCATATGGCTTCCTACCAAAGATATCTGGAGCGATGAGCCTGATAACGGGATTATCATGAAAATCATTACCCCTAAAGACCTTGTAGGAGTGGGTAACGGAAGATTGATCGATAAAAAAACAACCGGAAGTAAAACGGCTTATACCTGGGAAGTGAAAAATCCTATCAATGCCTACTCTATCATCCCCAATATCGGTAAATATGTGAATTTTAAAGATACTTTTAATGGGGAAAAAGGGAAGCTGGATCTGGACTATTGGGTGCTTGACTACAATTTAGATAAAGCAAAAAAACAGTTCCAGCAGGTAAAGCCAATGCTTTCTGCCTTTGAATACTGGTTTGGCCCTTACCCATTTTATGAAGACTCTTACAAATTGGTTGATTCTCCTTACCTGGGAATGGAACACCAAAGCAATGTGGCTTATGGGAACAAGTATCAGAACGGCTATCTTGGAAATGATCTTTCAGGAACAGGAATTGGTCTTAACTGGGACTATATCATTATTCATGAAAGCGGACACGAATGGTTTGCCAACAATATCACTGCAAAAGACCAGGCGGATATGTGGATTCATGAAAGTTTTACCATGTATTCCGAAATTCTTTTCACAGAAAAATATATGGATAAAAAGTCTGCGGATATCTATGCTATAGGATTAAGAGATAAAATTCAGAATGATGTTCCTATTATCGGACAATACGGGGTAAGAAATGAAGGCAGCGGTGACATGTACCCTAAAGGAGCCAGCATGATTCATACCATGAGACAGGTCATCAATGACGATGAAAAGTTCAGACAGATCCTAAGAGGATTAAATAAAGAATTCTATCATCAGACGGTTACTACCCAGCAGATTGAAAATTATCTTTCGTCAAAATCCGGAATTGATTTTTCAAGCGTCTTTGATCAATATTTAAGAACGACAAAAATTCCAACGCTAGAGTATTCTCAAAGTGGAGAAACCTTGAAATTCCGTTATACAGATATCGTTAAAAACCTGAAACTGCCTGTCAGGATCAATGGTGATCAAACCATAAACCCTACGGAAAACTGGCAGACCGTAAAGCTTAATAAAAGCGGCCCCGTTGCATTGAATAAGAACTATTATATCAATTATAAAAACGTTCAGTAA